A single region of the Streptomyces sp. NBC_01803 genome encodes:
- a CDS encoding NlpC/P60 family protein translates to MIKTLAGALTALALTALTAPPAGAEPRDPEALLTELRTLYRQTGAATEAFNETDERLRAQRAEVERLTERLADTRTDLAAARRLAGRLAAGQYRQGALTLPPALRLLLGEDPGQAMHDGTVAVRTAAAKTAEIDRLVANEERADELTTAAREALDTEETLAEERRSRRDEIHRRLDEVTALLAGLTPEETAELAARELAATDEAQRELLASGTLDDDDRPPSPAGQRALTWALAQLGKPYAWGAEGPAAFDCSGLTSQAWAHAGVTIPRTSQRQWNELPRVPLSELRPGDLVIYREDAGHVALYAGDAQVVHAPRPGTEVTLAPLASDPVRGAVRPG, encoded by the coding sequence ATGATCAAGACCCTGGCCGGCGCCCTGACCGCCCTGGCGCTCACCGCACTGACCGCGCCGCCCGCCGGCGCCGAACCTCGCGACCCCGAGGCGCTGCTGACGGAGCTGCGGACCCTCTACCGGCAGACGGGCGCGGCGACCGAGGCGTTCAACGAGACCGACGAACGGCTGCGCGCCCAGCGCGCCGAGGTCGAGCGACTGACCGAGCGCCTCGCCGACACCCGCACCGACCTGGCCGCCGCCCGCCGCCTCGCGGGCCGGCTCGCCGCCGGACAGTACCGTCAGGGCGCCTTGACGCTGCCCCCGGCGCTGCGCCTGCTGCTCGGCGAGGATCCGGGCCAGGCGATGCACGACGGGACGGTCGCGGTCCGCACGGCGGCGGCCAAGACCGCCGAGATCGACCGGCTGGTGGCGAACGAGGAACGGGCCGACGAGCTGACCACCGCCGCCCGGGAGGCGCTGGACACCGAGGAGACCCTGGCCGAGGAACGGCGGAGCCGACGCGACGAGATCCACCGGCGCCTGGACGAGGTGACCGCGCTGCTGGCCGGCCTGACCCCCGAGGAGACGGCCGAGCTGGCGGCCCGGGAGCTGGCCGCGACGGACGAGGCGCAGCGCGAGCTGCTGGCCTCCGGCACCCTGGACGACGACGACCGGCCGCCCTCGCCCGCCGGTCAGCGGGCCCTGACCTGGGCGCTGGCCCAGCTCGGCAAGCCGTACGCCTGGGGCGCGGAAGGCCCCGCCGCGTTCGACTGCTCCGGCCTCACCTCCCAGGCGTGGGCGCACGCGGGCGTCACCATCCCGCGCACGAGCCAGCGCCAGTGGAACGAGCTCCCGCGCGTGCCCCTGTCCGAGCTCCGCCCCGGCGACCTGGTGATCTACCGCGAGGACGCCGGCCACGTGGCGCTGTACGCGGGCGACGCCCAGGTGGTCCACGCCCCGCGCCCCGGCACCGAGGTGACGCTCGCGCCGCTGGCGAGCGACCCCGTGCGGGGCGCGGTCCGCCCCGGCTGA
- a CDS encoding SH3 domain-containing protein: MSLLGRLSLYAATGAVAMAVIAGPATEGGSEEGGAEGGAGEEGGAEPSDAAETPDASHPEVTAESGTDLRQAPDPGSPVLAALPRGEKLTVICAAEGAAGGTWHLVRTDHYAWAPAADIALHGAAPSRC; encoded by the coding sequence ATGTCGCTACTCGGCAGACTCTCGCTGTACGCCGCCACCGGCGCGGTCGCCATGGCGGTGATCGCCGGTCCCGCCACCGAAGGGGGGAGCGAGGAGGGCGGCGCGGAGGGCGGCGCGGGCGAGGAGGGCGGCGCGGAACCCTCCGACGCAGCCGAGACCCCCGACGCCTCCCACCCCGAGGTCACCGCCGAGTCGGGCACCGACCTCAGACAGGCCCCCGACCCCGGCTCCCCCGTCCTCGCCGCCCTCCCCCGGGGCGAGAAGCTGACGGTGATCTGCGCCGCCGAGGGCGCGGCGGGCGGGACGTGGCACCTCGTCCGCACCGACCACTACGCCTGGGCCCCGGCCGCCGACATCGCGCTCCACGGCGCCGCCCCGTCGCGCTGCTGA
- a CDS encoding helix-turn-helix domain-containing protein, protein MSSRPALPGPAYRRLSVEKRRGQLIATALRLFAHNAPEDVSLDDVARAAGVSRPLVYRYFPGGKQQLYEAALHSAATDLELCFAMPAAGPLSDRLARGLDRYLAFVVEHDEGFAALLKGGSVVETSSTTAIVDGVRRVAAQQVFTHLQAPSPGPRLAMAVRTWITAVEAASLIWLDEDRERPVEDLRDWLVDQLLLQLASTAARDEETARAVLVAAATEEPGGRIDTLILRMRGVFEIFGSAASLGSLDELDSLESSES, encoded by the coding sequence ATGAGCAGTCGCCCCGCACTACCCGGTCCTGCGTACCGCAGGCTGAGCGTGGAGAAACGCCGAGGACAGCTCATCGCCACCGCACTGCGCCTGTTCGCCCACAACGCGCCCGAGGACGTCTCGCTCGACGACGTCGCCCGCGCGGCGGGCGTCTCCCGGCCGCTGGTCTACCGGTACTTCCCGGGCGGCAAGCAGCAGCTCTACGAGGCCGCGCTGCACAGCGCGGCCACCGACCTGGAGCTGTGCTTCGCCATGCCCGCCGCGGGGCCGCTCAGCGACCGCCTCGCCCGGGGCCTGGACCGCTATCTGGCCTTCGTCGTGGAGCACGACGAGGGATTCGCCGCCCTCCTCAAGGGCGGCAGCGTGGTGGAGACGTCCAGCACGACGGCGATCGTGGACGGCGTGCGCCGGGTGGCGGCCCAGCAGGTGTTCACGCACCTCCAGGCCCCGTCGCCGGGCCCCCGGTTGGCGATGGCCGTGCGCACCTGGATCACGGCGGTGGAGGCCGCCTCGCTGATCTGGCTGGACGAGGACCGGGAACGGCCCGTGGAGGATCTGCGGGACTGGCTGGTCGACCAGTTGCTGCTCCAGCTCGCGTCCACGGCCGCGCGTGACGAGGAGACCGCCCGGGCCGTGCTGGTGGCCGCCGCCACCGAGGAGCCCGGCGGCCGGATCGACACCCTGATCCTGCGGATGCGCGGCGTCTTCGAGATCTTCGGCTCCGCCGCGTCACTGGGCTCGCTCGACGAGCTGGACTCGCTGGAGTCCTCCGAGTCGTGA
- a CDS encoding AurF N-oxygenase family protein, with amino-acid sequence MTRSASAGLIAYVDPAIDTDPDVETLQDALGALKDRERVAERLLASSAKHSFDPDRELDWDSPWHEGMWFWPPELVSLYDTPLWYEMSHERRVELSRHETAALASLGIWFEIILMQLLVRHIYDKPQTSAHVRYALTEIADECRHSMMFARAITKGGTPSYPPNRIHHNLARVFKAISTTPGSFTATLLGEEVLDWMQRLTFPDERVQPLIRGVTRIHVVEEARHVRYAREELRRQMRTAPRWQRELTRLSCGEFARVFSVAFVNPEVYTNIGLDRAEAVAQVKASEHRRQVMRRGAERLTDFLEEIGVMNGVSRRLWRSAGLLA; translated from the coding sequence ATGACACGCTCAGCCTCCGCGGGTCTGATCGCCTATGTGGACCCGGCCATCGACACCGACCCCGACGTCGAAACGCTCCAGGACGCCCTCGGCGCGCTCAAGGACCGCGAACGGGTGGCGGAACGGCTGCTGGCCTCCTCGGCCAAGCACTCCTTCGACCCCGACCGGGAGCTGGACTGGGACTCCCCCTGGCACGAGGGCATGTGGTTCTGGCCCCCGGAGCTGGTGTCCCTCTACGACACCCCGCTCTGGTACGAGATGTCGCACGAGCGGCGCGTCGAGCTCTCCCGGCACGAGACGGCCGCCCTCGCCTCGCTCGGCATCTGGTTCGAGATCATCCTCATGCAGCTCCTGGTCCGGCACATCTACGACAAGCCCCAGACCAGCGCCCATGTCCGGTACGCGCTCACCGAGATCGCCGACGAGTGCCGGCACTCCATGATGTTCGCGCGGGCGATCACCAAGGGCGGCACGCCCTCCTATCCGCCGAACCGGATCCACCACAACCTGGCCCGCGTCTTCAAGGCCATCTCCACCACCCCGGGTTCGTTCACCGCGACCCTCCTCGGCGAGGAGGTGCTCGACTGGATGCAGCGCCTGACCTTCCCGGACGAGCGCGTGCAGCCGCTGATCCGCGGCGTGACCCGGATCCACGTGGTCGAGGAGGCGCGGCACGTGCGGTACGCCCGCGAGGAGCTGCGCCGCCAGATGCGGACCGCGCCGCGCTGGCAGCGCGAGCTGACCCGCCTGTCGTGCGGCGAGTTCGCCCGCGTCTTCTCCGTCGCCTTCGTGAACCCCGAGGTGTACACGAACATCGGCCTGGACCGGGCCGAGGCCGTCGCCCAGGTCAAGGCGAGCGAGCACCGCCGCCAGGTGATGCGGCGGGGCGCCGAGCGCCTGACCGACTTTCTGGAGGAGATCGGGGTCATGAACGGCGTCAGCCGGCGCCTGTGGCGGAGCGCCGGCCTGCTGGCCTGA
- a CDS encoding TetR/AcrR family transcriptional regulator, whose translation MSESPGLTRAERRQRTQERILDSARDLFAQHGFERTTIRGVASAAGVDPALVMQYYGSKRELFARAAQVPVPLATPAAEEPADIVEALLSTLGSKLDGLPATTLTMMRSMLTHPEAQRIATETFDRQVEEITAVLSGADAQARAALLICVTVGVTIGHQMLGVEALRGLRPHDITELLRPALHALIGP comes from the coding sequence ATGAGCGAGTCCCCCGGTCTCACCCGCGCCGAGCGCCGACAGCGGACGCAGGAACGCATCCTGGACTCGGCGCGGGACCTGTTCGCCCAGCACGGCTTCGAACGCACCACCATCCGCGGGGTCGCGTCCGCCGCGGGCGTGGACCCGGCGCTGGTGATGCAGTACTACGGCTCCAAACGGGAGCTGTTCGCGCGGGCCGCGCAGGTGCCGGTCCCGCTGGCGACCCCCGCCGCCGAGGAGCCCGCCGACATCGTGGAGGCGCTGCTGTCGACGCTCGGCAGCAAGCTCGACGGCCTGCCGGCCACCACGCTGACGATGATGCGGTCGATGCTCACCCATCCGGAGGCCCAGCGGATAGCCACCGAGACCTTCGACCGGCAGGTCGAGGAGATCACCGCCGTGCTGTCCGGCGCCGACGCGCAGGCGCGCGCCGCGCTGCTGATCTGCGTCACCGTCGGCGTGACGATCGGTCACCAGATGCTGGGCGTCGAGGCCCTGCGCGGTCTGCGGCCCCACGACATCACGGAGCTGCTGCGGCCGGCCCTGCACGCGCTCATCGGACCCTGA
- a CDS encoding sensor histidine kinase has protein sequence MVGLLLTGTAVAIAGAPAVFAGVRDLRESRALVGDAELAGRTVALSHLLADEREAVVAALGAADPGAVEAALPDDARTRVDSQSAALGTDVGAAVRASLDAVPAVRDAALSGRSDPAETFEIYSDVIAALDGVLRGVSRGTPERAADPTADALPDLARAVDASSAVRGLLLAALAGGDGQSATVALAQREAARESAALTDFRATADGVAREDYERTVAGDEVRAAATLLTGLADAATLSAEERDLDPAAVGDALSTRTGFQRDTLLSLAEERTASLQQLADDDMTRLQITAGIVLAALVLAFSVSVHTARSLTQPLAAVRLGSRRVAADPTGQEPVRFTGRNDEFAEVVHSVNALRARVVTLQQQAATAARDADAAARDSGGLRAERDRLLAEHNELNARLAALHGAVHGMFAHHARRLLLLVGEQLSVIEGLEEHEADPDRLAVLFTVDHLAARMRRHGENLMLLAGAEPAPQLGEPLSLIDVARAAVSEIERYELVETAPPPPAARIVGGAARDVSHLLAELLDNATAFSPAGARVRLTGRWGEGELIFTVEDDGVGLSPERLAELNARLADPVTPPPGAGSDAPGVGIGMGLYTVARLAARHRLRCWLDTRPGGGTVAHVIVPGALVEPLSEPYPSEPYPSEPARPARARPPIPAQARPQPPPPPAARAAETVPEHGRATDTISRTNAVTESGLPLRNPLATGVGPSPQPTTGRARAVDAEELRRRLGGFQRGAREGHRDAARAAGPYPGEAGEELPS, from the coding sequence ATGGTGGGGCTGCTGCTGACCGGCACCGCCGTGGCCATCGCCGGCGCGCCCGCCGTCTTCGCGGGCGTGCGCGACCTGCGGGAATCCCGCGCCCTCGTCGGCGACGCCGAGCTGGCCGGGCGGACCGTCGCCCTCTCCCACCTCCTGGCCGACGAGCGGGAAGCCGTCGTCGCCGCTCTCGGCGCCGCCGACCCCGGCGCGGTGGAGGCCGCCCTCCCCGACGACGCCCGGACCCGCGTCGACAGCCAGTCCGCCGCGCTCGGCACCGATGTCGGCGCCGCCGTGCGCGCCTCCCTGGACGCCGTGCCGGCGGTCAGGGACGCGGCGCTGTCCGGGCGGAGCGACCCGGCCGAGACGTTCGAGATCTACAGCGACGTCATCGCGGCCCTGGACGGCGTCCTGCGCGGCGTCAGCCGCGGCACGCCCGAGCGGGCCGCCGACCCCACCGCCGACGCCCTGCCCGACCTCGCCCGCGCCGTGGACGCCTCCTCGGCCGTGCGCGGGCTGCTGCTGGCCGCGCTGGCAGGCGGGGACGGGCAGTCCGCCACCGTCGCGCTCGCCCAGCGGGAGGCCGCCCGCGAGAGCGCCGCGCTCACCGACTTCCGTGCCACGGCCGACGGCGTCGCCCGGGAGGACTACGAACGGACCGTCGCCGGCGACGAGGTGCGGGCGGCGGCCACCCTCCTGACCGGGCTCGCCGACGCCGCCACGTTGTCCGCCGAGGAGCGGGATCTCGACCCGGCCGCCGTGGGCGACGCCCTGTCCACCCGCACCGGCTTCCAGCGCGACACGCTGCTCTCGCTGGCCGAGGAGCGGACCGCGAGCCTCCAGCAGCTCGCCGACGACGACATGACGCGGCTCCAGATCACGGCGGGCATCGTGCTCGCCGCGCTGGTGCTCGCGTTCTCCGTCAGCGTGCACACCGCGCGCTCCCTCACCCAGCCGCTGGCCGCCGTCCGGCTCGGCAGCCGCCGCGTCGCCGCCGACCCCACCGGCCAGGAGCCGGTCCGGTTCACCGGCCGCAACGACGAGTTCGCCGAGGTCGTGCACTCGGTCAACGCGCTGCGGGCCCGCGTCGTGACCCTCCAGCAGCAGGCCGCCACCGCCGCCAGGGACGCCGACGCGGCGGCCCGCGACAGCGGCGGGCTGCGCGCCGAGCGCGACCGGCTGCTGGCCGAGCACAACGAGCTCAACGCGCGCCTCGCGGCCCTGCACGGCGCGGTGCACGGCATGTTCGCCCACCACGCGCGGCGGCTGCTGCTCCTGGTCGGGGAGCAGCTGTCGGTCATCGAGGGGCTGGAGGAGCACGAGGCGGATCCGGATCGGCTCGCCGTGCTGTTCACGGTCGACCACCTCGCGGCCCGGATGCGCCGGCACGGCGAGAACCTGATGCTGCTGGCCGGCGCGGAGCCCGCGCCGCAGCTCGGCGAGCCGCTGTCGCTGATCGACGTGGCGCGCGCCGCCGTGAGCGAGATAGAACGCTACGAGCTGGTGGAGACCGCCCCGCCGCCCCCGGCCGCCCGCATCGTCGGCGGCGCCGCCCGCGACGTCAGCCACCTGCTGGCCGAACTGCTGGACAACGCCACGGCGTTCTCCCCGGCCGGCGCCCGGGTGCGGCTGACCGGCCGCTGGGGCGAGGGCGAGCTGATCTTCACCGTCGAGGACGACGGGGTGGGACTGTCGCCGGAGCGGCTGGCCGAGCTCAACGCCCGGCTCGCCGACCCCGTCACCCCGCCGCCCGGCGCCGGGAGCGACGCGCCCGGCGTGGGCATCGGCATGGGCCTGTACACCGTGGCCAGGCTGGCCGCCCGCCACCGCCTGCGCTGCTGGCTCGACACCCGGCCGGGCGGCGGTACGGTCGCGCACGTGATCGTGCCCGGCGCCCTGGTCGAGCCGCTGTCGGAGCCCTATCCGTCGGAGCCCTATCCGTCCGAGCCCGCGCGGCCGGCGCGGGCCCGGCCACCGATCCCGGCGCAGGCCCGTCCGCAGCCCCCGCCCCCGCCCGCGGCGCGGGCGGCGGAGACCGTGCCGGAGCACGGCAGGGCGACCGACACCATCTCCAGAACCAACGCCGTCACCGAGAGCGGGCTGCCGTTGCGCAACCCGTTGGCGACCGGCGTCGGGCCCTCGCCGCAGCCCACCACGGGCCGGGCGCGGGCCGTCGACGCCGAGGAGCTGCGCCGCCGCCTCGGCGGCTTTCAGCGCGGCGCCAGGGAAGGACACCGGGACGCCGCGAGGGCGGCGGGCCCATACCCCGGCGAGGCCGGAGAGGAGCTGCCGTCATGA
- a CDS encoding protein-L-isoaspartate(D-aspartate) O-methyltransferase, protein MTTAIRPAEELRRELADALAAEGLLRGDRWHAAFAAVPREIFVSDLHTHRPGEPEYLAAVHADEPLLGVRPGTAAAMLEALDAGLAGQGRVLEVGQGNGYGAALLCHGLGDDRVVSLATEDAAARMAGAGFAPTTVIGDAARGCPEHAPYAGLLAVSATGRVPAAWAAQVVPGGTVVVALRLGIAVLTVREDGSAEGPFLPVLDRPSAVTPPGARSYIPALLVPLGRQAEVAVPADPGADMARFLCGLAQPDAHELCLIDADGRRLYGVVHPASDSWARLAPREDGTARIQYDGPRDLWAERAALLADWTAAGRPGPERYGLTVGADGSHRLWLDSPDDGPSRPLPPPSERAA, encoded by the coding sequence ATGACCACCGCCATCCGCCCGGCCGAGGAGCTGCGCCGGGAGCTGGCCGACGCGCTCGCCGCCGAGGGCCTGCTGCGCGGCGACCGCTGGCACGCCGCGTTCGCCGCCGTGCCCCGGGAGATCTTCGTCTCCGACCTGCACACCCACCGGCCCGGCGAGCCCGAGTACCTGGCGGCGGTCCACGCCGACGAGCCGCTGCTGGGGGTGCGGCCCGGCACGGCGGCGGCCATGCTCGAAGCGCTCGACGCCGGCCTCGCCGGCCAGGGGCGCGTGCTGGAGGTGGGGCAGGGCAACGGCTACGGCGCGGCGCTGCTGTGCCACGGGCTCGGCGACGACCGGGTGGTGTCCCTGGCCACCGAGGACGCCGCCGCCCGGATGGCTGGGGCCGGGTTCGCGCCGACGACCGTGATCGGGGACGCGGCGCGCGGCTGTCCCGAACACGCGCCGTACGCCGGGCTGCTCGCCGTCAGCGCCACGGGCCGGGTCCCGGCGGCGTGGGCGGCCCAGGTCGTGCCCGGCGGGACCGTGGTCGTCGCGCTGCGGCTGGGCATCGCGGTGCTGACCGTGCGGGAGGACGGCTCGGCCGAGGGGCCGTTCCTGCCGGTGCTCGACCGGCCGTCCGCCGTCACGCCACCCGGCGCGCGCAGCTACATCCCGGCGCTGCTGGTGCCGCTGGGCCGGCAGGCCGAGGTCGCGGTGCCCGCCGATCCCGGCGCGGACATGGCGCGGTTCCTCTGCGGGCTCGCGCAGCCGGACGCGCACGAGCTGTGCCTCATCGACGCGGATGGCCGGCGGCTGTACGGGGTGGTGCACCCGGCGAGCGACTCGTGGGCGCGGCTGGCGCCCCGCGAGGACGGCACCGCCCGCATCCAGTACGACGGACCGCGCGACCTGTGGGCCGAACGGGCGGCGCTGCTGGCCGACTGGACGGCGGCCGGGCGGCCGGGACCGGAGCGGTACGGCCTGACCGTGGGTGCCGACGGGTCGCACCGGCTCTGGCTCGACTCGCCCGACGACGGCCCGAGCCGCCCGCTGCCGCCGCCCTCGGAACGCGCCGCCTGA
- a CDS encoding roadblock/LC7 domain-containing protein has product MTAQIRMAPGTHSNAGDDLRWLLTRLVEEVPGVLSVAVVSADGLPLLSSEPAGAPKRSAVGPLGAAADLATIVSGLGSLTAGAATLMEGGPVRQTLVAMDTGNLLVMSISDGSLLGAYTEPMADMGVVTYHMALFVGRAGHLLTPELRAELRQATPRPTAR; this is encoded by the coding sequence ATGACCGCACAAATCCGTATGGCGCCCGGCACGCACAGCAATGCCGGGGACGACCTGCGCTGGCTGCTGACCCGCCTGGTCGAGGAGGTGCCCGGCGTCCTGTCGGTCGCCGTCGTCTCGGCCGACGGACTGCCGCTGCTCTCCTCCGAGCCGGCCGGCGCGCCCAAGCGCTCCGCGGTGGGCCCGCTGGGCGCGGCGGCCGACCTGGCGACGATCGTCTCCGGCCTCGGCAGCCTCACGGCGGGCGCCGCCACCCTGATGGAGGGCGGCCCGGTCCGCCAGACGCTGGTCGCGATGGACACCGGCAATCTGCTGGTGATGTCGATCAGCGACGGCTCCCTGCTCGGCGCCTACACCGAGCCGATGGCGGACATGGGCGTGGTGACGTACCACATGGCCCTGTTCGTGGGCCGCGCCGGCCATCTGCTGACCCCGGAGCTCCGCGCGGAGCTCCGCCAGGCCACTCCCCGCCCGACCGCGCGGTAG
- a CDS encoding sensor histidine kinase has translation MTRRRTVRPPSWSTIRGRVAIVLAVPTCLLLVLAGAGVADRAADWSTARRSGDRVTLALDVQSLVRELQREHGLTSGLLVGAGRYRPELADTRRRVDAIHGELVRRVAEGDVTAYEDALAGLDRLPEVRAEVDDDSIDRADGLMFFSDVIADLNDAQLAEYAGHGDQRLSDGMGALQALSGATEALARERGLMNGVFVAGRFAEGQYLEFAAARADRESALRYYGQLATDDQRAALAAVFATEEAGLVETLEEDAEAGADGSPLDADADAWWTASTALTDRLHETQQRIGTDVADRTQELRAAATRELVGFVALGALILAVAIALAVLAARAITRPLDELTRQAENVAGHRLPETVRAIQEAEPEDAERLEPPGLDPSLGRGAEEVTRLAAALYDVERTAVGLAAEQTVLRRNGTESLANLGHRNQRLVRRQLRLITALESKELDPDALGELFELDHLATRMRRNADSLLILTGQPLPPRVWTGTAEVAEVVRSAVSEVEDYRRVSLVESEACQVHGWVVYELSHLLAELIENALTASPPARPVEVYGWWDGAEYCLAVVDRGNGMTEEELARANARLAGQENFLVAPTRFLGHYVVGRIAARLGVQVELRHTQSAPTTTTARGAGVSAYVALPPRLLHPGVAQEPHTSTVPA, from the coding sequence ATGACGCGACGACGGACGGTCCGGCCGCCGAGCTGGAGCACCATCCGGGGCCGGGTGGCCATCGTGCTCGCCGTGCCCACCTGCCTCCTCCTCGTGCTGGCCGGGGCCGGGGTCGCCGACCGGGCGGCGGACTGGTCCACGGCACGCCGGAGCGGGGACCGGGTCACCCTCGCGCTCGATGTGCAGAGCCTCGTCCGCGAGCTGCAGCGCGAGCACGGACTGACCAGCGGTCTCCTCGTCGGGGCCGGCCGCTACCGCCCCGAACTGGCCGACACCCGGCGGCGGGTGGACGCCATCCACGGCGAGCTGGTCCGGCGCGTGGCCGAGGGCGACGTGACGGCGTACGAGGACGCGCTGGCCGGCCTCGACCGGCTGCCCGAGGTGCGGGCCGAGGTGGACGACGACAGCATCGACCGGGCGGACGGCCTGATGTTCTTCTCCGACGTCATCGCCGATCTCAACGACGCGCAGCTCGCGGAGTACGCGGGCCATGGCGACCAGCGGCTGAGCGACGGCATGGGCGCGCTCCAGGCGCTCTCCGGCGCCACCGAGGCGCTGGCCCGCGAACGTGGCCTGATGAACGGTGTGTTCGTCGCCGGCCGCTTCGCGGAAGGTCAGTACCTGGAGTTCGCCGCCGCCCGCGCCGATCGCGAGTCCGCGCTGCGCTACTACGGCCAGCTCGCGACCGACGATCAACGGGCGGCGCTGGCCGCCGTGTTCGCCACCGAGGAGGCCGGGCTCGTCGAGACCCTCGAAGAGGACGCCGAGGCGGGCGCCGACGGCTCGCCGCTCGACGCCGACGCCGACGCGTGGTGGACCGCCTCCACCGCGCTCACCGACCGCCTGCACGAGACGCAGCAGCGCATCGGCACCGATGTCGCGGATCGCACCCAGGAGTTGCGCGCGGCGGCCACTCGCGAGCTGGTCGGCTTCGTGGCCCTCGGCGCGCTGATCCTCGCCGTCGCCATCGCGCTCGCCGTGCTCGCCGCCCGCGCGATCACCCGCCCGCTGGACGAACTCACCCGGCAGGCCGAGAACGTCGCGGGTCACCGGCTCCCCGAGACCGTCCGCGCCATCCAGGAGGCCGAGCCGGAGGACGCCGAACGCCTCGAACCCCCCGGGCTCGACCCGAGCCTGGGCCGGGGAGCGGAGGAAGTCACCCGCCTGGCAGCCGCGTTGTACGACGTCGAACGCACCGCCGTCGGCCTCGCCGCCGAGCAGACCGTGCTGCGCCGCAACGGCACCGAGTCGCTGGCCAACCTCGGCCACCGCAACCAGCGCCTGGTCCGGCGCCAACTGCGCCTGATCACCGCGCTGGAGAGCAAGGAGCTGGACCCGGACGCGCTGGGCGAGCTGTTCGAGCTGGACCACCTCGCCACGCGCATGCGCCGCAACGCGGACTCGCTGCTGATCCTCACCGGCCAGCCGCTGCCGCCCCGGGTGTGGACCGGCACGGCGGAGGTCGCGGAGGTGGTGCGGTCGGCGGTCTCCGAGGTGGAGGACTACCGGCGCGTGTCGCTGGTCGAGTCGGAAGCATGCCAGGTCCACGGCTGGGTCGTATACGAACTGTCGCACCTGCTCGCCGAGTTGATCGAGAACGCGCTGACCGCCTCGCCGCCCGCCCGGCCCGTCGAGGTGTACGGCTGGTGGGACGGCGCCGAATACTGCCTGGCCGTGGTGGACCGGGGCAACGGCATGACGGAGGAGGAACTGGCGCGGGCCAACGCCCGCCTGGCGGGCCAGGAGAACTTCCTCGTGGCGCCCACCCGCTTCCTCGGTCACTACGTCGTCGGCAGGATCGCCGCCCGCCTCGGCGTCCAGGTGGAACTACGTCACACGCAGAGCGCCCCGACCACCACGACGGCGCGCGGCGCGGGCGTCTCGGCGTATGTGGCGCTCCCGCCCCGGCTGTTGCACCCGGGGGTGGCGCAGGAGCCCCACACCAGCACGGTCCCCGCCTGA
- a CDS encoding protein phosphatase 2C domain-containing protein produces MRVHSATEPGTPGLPNEDFAATAVPAAGVGGALVLLDGVTAPAGDFGCHHGVAWFAARLGGALLESTTSLRHVPLAACLAGAISRTAEGHRTTCDLSHPRTPQATVVCARWDDDTVEYLVLSDSALLIEGRDGVVRPVLDTRLDDLRPAARRLPRERRAGFLEGLRNAEGGFFTAAADPAVAARALTGSMPRAGARSLAAVTDGLGRWVETFRLGGWPELFAVLAGEGPAAAIARVRAAEAADPAGVAFPRGKAGDDATAIMVEL; encoded by the coding sequence ATGCGCGTCCATTCCGCCACCGAACCCGGCACACCGGGCCTACCGAACGAGGATTTCGCGGCGACCGCCGTTCCCGCGGCGGGAGTCGGGGGCGCGCTGGTTCTGCTCGACGGAGTGACCGCACCGGCGGGTGACTTCGGATGCCACCACGGGGTGGCATGGTTCGCGGCCCGGCTGGGCGGGGCGCTGCTGGAGTCGACCACCTCCCTGCGGCATGTGCCGTTGGCCGCATGCCTCGCCGGGGCCATCTCCCGCACGGCGGAGGGGCATCGTACGACCTGTGACCTTTCTCACCCGCGTACGCCGCAGGCCACGGTGGTCTGCGCGCGCTGGGATGACGACACCGTGGAATACCTGGTGCTTTCCGACTCCGCGCTGCTGATCGAGGGCCGGGACGGGGTGGTGCGGCCGGTGTTGGACACCCGGCTGGACGATCTCCGCCCGGCCGCGCGGCGGTTGCCGCGTGAGCGGCGGGCCGGCTTCCTGGAGGGCCTGCGGAACGCGGAGGGCGGCTTCTTCACCGCGGCGGCCGATCCGGCGGTCGCGGCACGGGCGTTGACCGGGTCGATGCCGCGCGCGGGGGCGCGGTCGCTGGCGGCGGTGACGGACGGGCTCGGGCGCTGGGTGGAGACGTTCCGGCTCGGCGGCTGGCCGGAGCTGTTCGCGGTGCTGGCGGGCGAGGGTCCCGCGGCGGCGATCGCGCGGGTGCGGGCGGCCGAGGCGGCCGATCCGGCCGGGGTGGCGTTCCCCCGGGGCAAGGCCGGGGACGACGCGACGGCGATCATGGTGGAGTTGTAG